The Candidatus Methylomirabilota bacterium genome includes a window with the following:
- a CDS encoding putative quinol monooxygenase: MELYIFARFHSRAGDDGGLAAALRDVLAPTREEPGCLGIHAFRSSRDARLFYIHSRWKDEAAFDRHAALPHTVRFVERVTPLIDHPLDVTRAEQIG; encoded by the coding sequence GTGGAGCTCTACATCTTCGCCCGGTTTCACTCGCGCGCCGGTGACGACGGCGGGCTGGCCGCCGCGCTCCGAGACGTCCTCGCGCCCACCCGCGAGGAGCCGGGCTGCCTGGGCATCCACGCGTTCCGGTCGAGCCGCGACGCGCGCCTCTTCTACATCCACTCGCGGTGGAAGGACGAAGCCGCGTTCGATCGTCACGCCGCCCTGCCGCACACCGTACGGTTCGTGGAGCGGGTCACGCCGCTGATCGACCACCCGCTCGACGTCACCCGCGCCGAACAGATCGGCTAG